A window of the Scophthalmus maximus strain ysfricsl-2021 chromosome 8, ASM2237912v1, whole genome shotgun sequence genome harbors these coding sequences:
- the pkd2 gene encoding polycystin-2 isoform X2, with protein MSSSRVRPQQPAQSPTGDGIEMENIQHRDLGLGGAAGTPSPPSRQAWSRDNPGFEPGDEIMEADWPPASPGRRSASTASSSSCSSGLGSYTGGGGSPHLPRAALYPTPAADGQQQDRREHPSCVKHILQKFRILWGTELMEDSDSSRERYLRNVLREMLTYVAFLITICILTYGMVNANMYYYTKVMSQLFLDTPLSAGDPLTFRHLSTMDDFWKFTEGPFLNSMYWEVWYNNKSLPENQSLIYYENLLLGVPRFRQVKVHNESCSIHQDLRDEVQDCYNMYTPTNEDTASFGPKNGTAWVYTTESEMNGSSYWGQVSKYGGGGYYQDLSRTKEQSASQLQFLRDHLWMDRGTRAVFLDFSVYNGNINLFCIARLLAEFPATGGVVTSWQFQTVRLMRYVSSWDYFVGLCEVAFCIFVLYYVVEEVLEIRIHRLHYFKSVWNCLDVLILALSVVAIIMNITRTAMVGNRLKGLLENDSAHPSFEPLSNLQVQFNNVAAVIVFFSWVKLFKFINFNKTMSQLSNTMSRCAKDLVGFAIMFFIIFLAYAQLAYLVFGTQVNDFSTFQASIFTQFRIILGDFEFSEIEEANPVLGPIYFTTFVFFIFFILMNMFLAIINDSYSEVKADMSQQRSEMEMTDLIKKGCNKALMKLRLKKTAVDDISDSLRQAGGKLNIDELRQDLKGKGHTDAEIQAIFAKYDHDGDQELTEHDHQQMRDDLEKERDLDLERNSLTRPSSGRSFPRTQDDSEEDDDEDSGHSSRRRGSSSGGVSYEEFQVLVRRVDRMEHSIGSIVSKIDAVIVKLEAMERAKLKRRDVLGRLLDGVMEDERLGRDTDAHREQMERLVREELERWESDDMASQVSHPQLPTHVGPRPRPSSSLSTDGLDTSTNGSGHV; from the exons ATGAGCTCCTCGCGAGTCAGGCCCCAGCAGCCGGCGCAGAGCCCGACCGGCGACGGGATCGAGATGGAGAACATCCAGCACCGGGACCTGGGTCTCGGAGGGGCCGCGGGcaccccgtcccccccgtcgAGGCAAGCGTGGAGCCGGGACAACCCGGGGTTCGAGCCCGGGGATGAGATCATGGAGGCCGACTGGCCTCCGGCGAGCCCCGGCAGGAGGTCGGCGTCCacggcctccagcagcagctgcagcagcggccTGGGCAGCTACACCGGCGGGGGCGGCAGCCCGCACCTCCCCCGGGCGGCACTGTACCCGACCCCGGCCGCGGATGGCCAGCAGCAGGACCGGCGGGAGCACCCCAGCTGTGTGAAGCACATACTGCAGAAGTTCAGAA TTCTGTGGGGCACAGAGCTGATGGAGGACAGCGACAGCAGTCGAGAGCGATACCTCAGGAACGTACTGAGGGAGATGCTCACGTATGTCGCATTCCTCATCACCATCTGCATCT TGACCTATGGGATGGTGAATGCCAATATGTACTACTATACCAAAGTCATGTCTCAGCTTTTCCTGGACACACCACTGTCTGCTGGGGACCCCTTAACCTTCAGGCACCTCTCAACGATGGATGATTTCTGGAAG TTCACAGAGGGGCCTTTCCTCAACAGCATGTACTGGGAGGTGTGGTACAACAACAAGAGTCTGCCGGAGAATCAGAGTCTCATCTACTACGAGAATCTCCTCCTTGGGGTGCCACGCTTTCGACAGGTCAAAGTCCACAATGAGTCCTGCTCCATCCACCAAGATCTGAGGGACGAGGTCCAGGACTGCTATAACATGTACACGCCAACCAATGAAGACACTGCCTCCTTCGGCCCCAAGAATGGAACTGC GTGGGTCTATacaacagagagcgagatgaaTGGCAGCAGCTACTGGGGTCAGGTATCTAAATACGGAGGCGGGGGATACTACCAGGATCTGTCCCGTACGAAGGAGCAGTCAGCGTCCCAGCTGCAGTTTCTCAGAGACCACCTGTGGATGGACAGGGGCACCAGAGCCGTGTTCCTGGACTTCTCCGTCTACAATGGCAACATCAACCTCTTCTGCATCGCTAG ATTGTTGGCAGAGTTTCCTGCTACCGGAGGGGTGGTGACCTCCTGGCAGTTCCAAACAGTGCGTCTGATGCGATACGTGTCCAGCTGGGACTACTTTGTGGGTTTGTGTGAGGTGGCATTCTGCATTTTCGTCCTGTACTAcgtggtggaggaggtgctggagaTCCGCATCCACCGCCTGCACTACTTCAAGAGCGTGTGGAACTGTCTGGATGTTCTCATTTTGGCG ttgagCGTTGTGGCTATCATCATGAACATAACTAGAACAGCCATGGTTGGCAACCGTCTCAAAGGCCTGCTGGAGAATGACAGTGCTCACCCCAGCTTCGAGCCTTTATCCAACCTGCAGGTCCAGTTCAACAACGTGGCTGCggtcattgtctttttttcctgggTCAAG CTTTTTAAGTTTATCAACTTCAACAAGACCATGAGTCAGCTGTCCAACACTATGTCGCGCTGTGCCAAGGACCTCGTGGGTTTTGCCATCAtgttcttcatcatcttcctggCGTATGCTCAGCTGGCCTACTTAGTGTTTGGAACCCAAGTCAACGATTTCAGCACTTTCCAAGCCAGCAT TTTTACCCAGTTCCGTATCATCCTGGGAGACTTTGAGTTCTCTGAGATCGAGGAGGCGAACCCAGTGCTGGGACCTATCTACTTCACCACCtttgtcttcttcattttcttcattctcATG AACATGTTCCTGGCCATCATCAATGACTCCTACTCCGAGGTGAAGGCGGACATGTCCCAGCAGAGGTCTGAGATGGAGATGACGGACCTCATTAAGAAG GGTTGTAACAAAGCTTTGATGAAGTTAAGACTGAAGAAGACGGCGGTGGACGACATCTCTGACAGTCTGCGTCAGGCTGGGGGCAAACTGAACATTGATGAACTCCGTCAGGATCTTAAAGG AAAGGGCCACACAGATGCAGAGATTCAGGCCATATTTGCCAAGTACGATCACGACGGCGATCAGGAGCTGACGGAGCACGACCACCAGCAGATGAGAGACGacctggagaaagagaga GACTTGGATCTGGAACGCAATTCGCTGACTCGACCCAGCAGCGGGCGGAGCTTCCCTCGCACCCAGGACGACtcggaggaggacgacgacgaggacAGCGGCCACAGCTCTCGTCGCCGCGGCAGCAGCTCGGGTGGCGTCTCCTATGAGGAGTTTCAAGT GCTGGTGAGACGCGTAGACCGGATGGAGCACTCGATCGGCAGCATAGTGTCCAAGATAGATGCTGTGATCGTGAAGCTCGAAGCCATGGAGAGAGCTAAACTTAAAAGGAGAGATGTGCTGGGCAGGCTGCTGGACGGAGTCATGGAG GATGAGCGACTGGGGCGGGACACGGACGCCCACAGGGAGCAGATGGAGAGGCTGGTGAGGGAGGAACTGGAGCGCTGGGAGTCTGACGATATGGCCTCGCAGGTCAGCCACCCGCAGCTGCCCACTCACGTCGGCCCCCGCCCTCGTCCGTCCTCTTCTCTGTCCACCGACGGCCTTGACACGAGCACAAACGGGAGCGGCCACGTGTGA
- the pkd2 gene encoding polycystin-2 isoform X1, whose translation MSSSRVRPQQPAQSPTGDGIEMENIQHRDLGLGGAAGTPSPPSRQAWSRDNPGFEPGDEIMEADWPPASPGRRSASTASSSSCSSGLGSYTGGGGSPHLPRAALYPTPAADGQQQDRREHPSCVKHILQKFRILWGTELMEDSDSSRERYLRNVLREMLTYVAFLITICILTYGMVNANMYYYTKVMSQLFLDTPLSAGDPLTFRHLSTMDDFWKFTEGPFLNSMYWEVWYNNKSLPENQSLIYYENLLLGVPRFRQVKVHNESCSIHQDLRDEVQDCYNMYTPTNEDTASFGPKNGTAWVYTTESEMNGSSYWGQVSKYGGGGYYQDLSRTKEQSASQLQFLRDHLWMDRGTRAVFLDFSVYNGNINLFCIARLLAEFPATGGVVTSWQFQTVRLMRYVSSWDYFVGLCEVAFCIFVLYYVVEEVLEIRIHRLHYFKSVWNCLDVLILALSVVAIIMNITRTAMVGNRLKGLLENDSAHPSFEPLSNLQVQFNNVAAVIVFFSWVKLFKFINFNKTMSQLSNTMSRCAKDLVGFAIMFFIIFLAYAQLAYLVFGTQVNDFSTFQASIFTQFRIILGDFEFSEIEEANPVLGPIYFTTFVFFIFFILMNMFLAIINDSYSEVKADMSQQRSEMEMTDLIKKGCNKALMKLRLKKTAVDDISDSLRQAGGKLNIDELRQDLKGKGHTDAEIQAIFAKYDHDGDQELTEHDHQQMRDDLEKEREDLDLERNSLTRPSSGRSFPRTQDDSEEDDDEDSGHSSRRRGSSSGGVSYEEFQVLVRRVDRMEHSIGSIVSKIDAVIVKLEAMERAKLKRRDVLGRLLDGVMEDERLGRDTDAHREQMERLVREELERWESDDMASQVSHPQLPTHVGPRPRPSSSLSTDGLDTSTNGSGHV comes from the exons ATGAGCTCCTCGCGAGTCAGGCCCCAGCAGCCGGCGCAGAGCCCGACCGGCGACGGGATCGAGATGGAGAACATCCAGCACCGGGACCTGGGTCTCGGAGGGGCCGCGGGcaccccgtcccccccgtcgAGGCAAGCGTGGAGCCGGGACAACCCGGGGTTCGAGCCCGGGGATGAGATCATGGAGGCCGACTGGCCTCCGGCGAGCCCCGGCAGGAGGTCGGCGTCCacggcctccagcagcagctgcagcagcggccTGGGCAGCTACACCGGCGGGGGCGGCAGCCCGCACCTCCCCCGGGCGGCACTGTACCCGACCCCGGCCGCGGATGGCCAGCAGCAGGACCGGCGGGAGCACCCCAGCTGTGTGAAGCACATACTGCAGAAGTTCAGAA TTCTGTGGGGCACAGAGCTGATGGAGGACAGCGACAGCAGTCGAGAGCGATACCTCAGGAACGTACTGAGGGAGATGCTCACGTATGTCGCATTCCTCATCACCATCTGCATCT TGACCTATGGGATGGTGAATGCCAATATGTACTACTATACCAAAGTCATGTCTCAGCTTTTCCTGGACACACCACTGTCTGCTGGGGACCCCTTAACCTTCAGGCACCTCTCAACGATGGATGATTTCTGGAAG TTCACAGAGGGGCCTTTCCTCAACAGCATGTACTGGGAGGTGTGGTACAACAACAAGAGTCTGCCGGAGAATCAGAGTCTCATCTACTACGAGAATCTCCTCCTTGGGGTGCCACGCTTTCGACAGGTCAAAGTCCACAATGAGTCCTGCTCCATCCACCAAGATCTGAGGGACGAGGTCCAGGACTGCTATAACATGTACACGCCAACCAATGAAGACACTGCCTCCTTCGGCCCCAAGAATGGAACTGC GTGGGTCTATacaacagagagcgagatgaaTGGCAGCAGCTACTGGGGTCAGGTATCTAAATACGGAGGCGGGGGATACTACCAGGATCTGTCCCGTACGAAGGAGCAGTCAGCGTCCCAGCTGCAGTTTCTCAGAGACCACCTGTGGATGGACAGGGGCACCAGAGCCGTGTTCCTGGACTTCTCCGTCTACAATGGCAACATCAACCTCTTCTGCATCGCTAG ATTGTTGGCAGAGTTTCCTGCTACCGGAGGGGTGGTGACCTCCTGGCAGTTCCAAACAGTGCGTCTGATGCGATACGTGTCCAGCTGGGACTACTTTGTGGGTTTGTGTGAGGTGGCATTCTGCATTTTCGTCCTGTACTAcgtggtggaggaggtgctggagaTCCGCATCCACCGCCTGCACTACTTCAAGAGCGTGTGGAACTGTCTGGATGTTCTCATTTTGGCG ttgagCGTTGTGGCTATCATCATGAACATAACTAGAACAGCCATGGTTGGCAACCGTCTCAAAGGCCTGCTGGAGAATGACAGTGCTCACCCCAGCTTCGAGCCTTTATCCAACCTGCAGGTCCAGTTCAACAACGTGGCTGCggtcattgtctttttttcctgggTCAAG CTTTTTAAGTTTATCAACTTCAACAAGACCATGAGTCAGCTGTCCAACACTATGTCGCGCTGTGCCAAGGACCTCGTGGGTTTTGCCATCAtgttcttcatcatcttcctggCGTATGCTCAGCTGGCCTACTTAGTGTTTGGAACCCAAGTCAACGATTTCAGCACTTTCCAAGCCAGCAT TTTTACCCAGTTCCGTATCATCCTGGGAGACTTTGAGTTCTCTGAGATCGAGGAGGCGAACCCAGTGCTGGGACCTATCTACTTCACCACCtttgtcttcttcattttcttcattctcATG AACATGTTCCTGGCCATCATCAATGACTCCTACTCCGAGGTGAAGGCGGACATGTCCCAGCAGAGGTCTGAGATGGAGATGACGGACCTCATTAAGAAG GGTTGTAACAAAGCTTTGATGAAGTTAAGACTGAAGAAGACGGCGGTGGACGACATCTCTGACAGTCTGCGTCAGGCTGGGGGCAAACTGAACATTGATGAACTCCGTCAGGATCTTAAAGG AAAGGGCCACACAGATGCAGAGATTCAGGCCATATTTGCCAAGTACGATCACGACGGCGATCAGGAGCTGACGGAGCACGACCACCAGCAGATGAGAGACGacctggagaaagagaga GAGGACTTGGATCTGGAACGCAATTCGCTGACTCGACCCAGCAGCGGGCGGAGCTTCCCTCGCACCCAGGACGACtcggaggaggacgacgacgaggacAGCGGCCACAGCTCTCGTCGCCGCGGCAGCAGCTCGGGTGGCGTCTCCTATGAGGAGTTTCAAGT GCTGGTGAGACGCGTAGACCGGATGGAGCACTCGATCGGCAGCATAGTGTCCAAGATAGATGCTGTGATCGTGAAGCTCGAAGCCATGGAGAGAGCTAAACTTAAAAGGAGAGATGTGCTGGGCAGGCTGCTGGACGGAGTCATGGAG GATGAGCGACTGGGGCGGGACACGGACGCCCACAGGGAGCAGATGGAGAGGCTGGTGAGGGAGGAACTGGAGCGCTGGGAGTCTGACGATATGGCCTCGCAGGTCAGCCACCCGCAGCTGCCCACTCACGTCGGCCCCCGCCCTCGTCCGTCCTCTTCTCTGTCCACCGACGGCCTTGACACGAGCACAAACGGGAGCGGCCACGTGTGA